The region GTTTGACGATGCAGTGCCCTACAACCAGTTACCCGGCACTTTCACCCCTTATCAGGAGCTGGATAGCAACAGTGATATGCTATTTTATGAGGGACTACATGGTGGCATTGTTACCGAAGAACATGATGTCGCCCATCATGTTGATTTGCTGATTGGTATGGTGCCCATCATCAACCTGGAATGGATCCAGAAGCTGATCCGGGATACCCATGAGCGAGGACACACACGCGAAGCGGTCATGACTTCCATTGTACGTAGTATGGATGATTACATTAACCACATCACGCCACAGTTTTCGCGTACGCATATTAACTTTCAGCGCGTGCCCACCGTAGATACTTCCAATCCGTTTAGCGCCAAAGACATCCCATCACTGGATGAGAGCTTTGTGGTTATCCGCTTTCGGGGTATTAAAGACGTTGATTTCCCATACTACCTGCAGATGATCCAGGGCAGCTTCATGTCCCGTGTAAACACTTTGGTTGTCCCGGGTGGTAAAATGGGACTGGCAATGGAGCTGGTATTAACTCCACTTATCAAAGACTTGCTCACCAAAAAACGCGCACTTGAGCAAATCGTTCCACTCGATCTACCGGTTTAACGCCTGGTTACACTTACCCGCTTGCAGCAGTGCCCTCACAGCCGTTACACTAGCGATTTTTCAGGGCATCACTGATGGCAGCTATTAAGGTACTCGTCGGGTCAAAGAACCCGGTTAAGATCAATGCCGCACGGCAAATTTTTACGCAGTATTACCCGGATCACGATATCCAGTGTGAGGGATTGCATGCCCCAAGTGGGGTCGCTGATCAGCCATTGGGAGAGCCGGACACTCTGTTAGGTGCACAAAATCGTGTGCATCACTTAGTTGAACACCACTCAGCCGATTATTACTGTGCAATGGAGGGCGGTGCACACCAGTTTACATATGGCCCCGCTACCTTTGCTTTTGTGGTGATCTCCGACGGAGAAAAAGAAAGTGTTGGTCGCAGCGCCAACCTGCCACTGCCACAACGCATTTATGATGCGTTGCTTGGTGGTGAAGAACTGGGCCATGTCATGGACCGTATGTTCGATACTGACAATATTAAACAAAAAGGTGGCGCGATTGGGTTACTAACCAATCACCTGGCGACCCGGGAGAGTGCTTACACTCAGGCCCTGTTGCTGGCAATGGCTCCCTTTAATCATGCAGAGCTGTATTCATGAAATATACCCACATTCTTTTCGATGCCGATGAGACCCTGTTCAGTTTCAATGCCTTTTTAGGCTTGAAAACCCTGTTTGCCCGCTATGGCGTGGACTTTAGTGAAGCTGATAATGAAGAATATCAGCGCATCAACAAACCGCTATGGGTGCAATATCAGAACGGCGAAATCACAGCAAAAACCCTGCAGGTGACGCGATTTAAATTCTGGGCCGAACGCCTGAATGTGTCGGCTGAAACCCTCAATCTGGGTTTTCTGGAAGCGATGGCTGAGCTGTGTACCCCGCTGCCTGGAGCAGCTGAGTTACTGCATGCCCTGCAGGGCAAAGCGACCCTGGCTATCATCACCAATGGCTTTACAGCCCTTCAGGAAAAGCGCCTGGCTCATACCGGATTTAAAGATTATTTTCACAGCATTGTGATTTCTGAGCAGGTGGGTGTGGCGAAGCCCGATCCAAGCGTGTTCGAACACGCCTTATCATTACTGGGTAATCCAGATAAGTCGCAGGTGTTAATGGTTGGAGACACACCCGCCAGTGATGTATTGGGTGCCAATCGTTTCGGGATCGATAGCTGCTGGCTACGCCACCCCGGTGTTGTTTGCCCAGCCGAGATCAGCCCGACCTATACGGTCGATACCCTGTCTCAGTTGCAGACTCTGCTGCTGGACTCAGAGACAAAAAAGGCAAGCTAAGCTTGCCTTTCTTATACGACAGACTGTAGTGCTACTGAGCATTTCGCTGACGCAACACCTCAAACAGGCAAATGCCGGTGGCCACCGACACGTTCAGGCTGGACACTGTGCCTACCATCGGTATTTTCACTAAAACATCACAGTGTTCGCGAGTTAAGCGGCGCATGCCATCCCCCTCGGCTCCCATCACCACAGCAATAGGGCCTGTGAGACTGGCATCAAACAGTTCAGTGTCTGTTTCGCCTGCAGTACCAACGACCCAGACACCCGCTTCTTTGATGTCTCTGAGGGTACGCGCCAGATTGGTTACCTGAATAAGCGGTACTGTTTCTGCCGCTCCGCACGCCACCTTTCGGGCGGTGCCGTTGAGTTTTGCAGATTTATCTTTTGGCACGATCAAGGCATGCGCCCCCGCAGCATCAGCACTACGTAAACAGGCCCCCAGGTTGTGCGGATCGGTAACGCCATCCAGTACCAAAAAGAACGGCGCAGATTCTCTGGCTAAAATTTCATCCAGATCGCGCTCATTGAGAACTCTGGCGGCTTTCACATTGGCAATGATCCCCTGATGTTGCTCACCATTGGCTTTGTTATCCAACGCCTTACGTTGCATAAACTGGACTGAAATACCGAACTTACGTGCTTCATTGACCACCGCATTAAGGCGTTTGTCGTCCCGCCCTTTTAACGCATAGATCTCTAAAAAACGCTCTGGGGTGGTAGATAAAATGGCTTCAATAGAATGGAAACCATAGATTAATTCATTACTCAAAATTATGCTCCCGCACTCGATTTGTTTCTTTTACGCGCGTTTTTTCCCGGCCGCTTTGCCTTGGTCTTGCTGGCACTTTTCTTAGCTTTCTTCTTTGAGGTCAAAGTGGCAGCTTGTTTGGCTTTTTTAGCCTTACCTTTGGGCGTGGTTTTCTTGCCCTTTTTCGGCTTTTTACCGTCGCCTTTAAGCGCTTTCGCGTCTTTGTCGGCTTTGATGTCTTTACCCGGGATCTTACCGTCTTTCAGTTGTGCACGAACACTTTTAGCCGTACTGTCTGTCGTTGTTTTACGACGCCGTCTGGCATAGCGATCCGGCACCGCTTCTTCCGCCAGGGCCAGATTGATGCGTCGCTCATCCAGACTCACGGAGTTCACCACCACACTCAGCTTATCACCGAGTCTGAATACACTGCGACTGTGCTCGCCAATCAGGCAGTGTTTGGCACCATCAAAATGGAAATATTCGTGACCCAGATTGCTGACATGGATCATACCATCGATTTGCAGCTCATCGAGTCGTACAAACAAACCAAAGTTCGTTACAGAAGAGATCACTCCGGTAAACTCGTCACCGACATGATCCTGCATAAATTCACACTTAAGCCAATCCGCAACCTCGCGCGTGGCATCATCAGCTCGGCGCTCGGTCATTGAACACTGCTCACCCAGCTGGTCGGCCTCATCACTCTCATAGACGTAAGCACCTGACACCTGCTGACCCTGCTGCGCTAAAATTCCTTTGATGGCACGATGCACCACCAGATCAGGATAACGACGAATGGGCGAGGTAAAGTGTGCATAGGCTTTCAAGGCAAGGCCATAGTGGCCAATGTTGTCTGGCTGATACACAGCCTGCTTCATAGAGCGTAAAAGCATCGTCTGGATAAGCTCAAGCTCTGGCCGTTCACCCAGGCCTGTCAGCGCTTCTGTGATCTCTAACGGGGTTGGCTCATGCCCCAGAGTGCTTTCAATACCCAGATCTTGCAAAAATAACCGGAACTGGCTGAGCTTTTCCGGATCGGGCTGGTCATGGACTCGATATAAGGCACTGGCTTCATGTTTTTCCAGCAAGCGCGCTGCCGACACATTGGCCAGGATCATACATTCTTCGATCAGCTTGTGTGCGTCATTACGCACCACAGGGACAATCGACTCAATCTTACGATGGGCATTGAAAACAAAGCGGGTTTCCAGGGTTTCGAACTCAATGGCACCGCGGGCCTGACGCTCCGATTTCAACGCCATATACATTTGGTGTAATTCACTGATATGCGGGTACAGTTCGCTATACTGCTCGCGCAATCCTTCATCGCCCTGCAACATCGCGTGGACCTTGGTATAGGTCAGACGGGCATGAGAATTCATGACGGCCTCATAAAACCGGTAGCCAGACAAACGCCCCGCTTCCGAGACCGTCATTTCGGCCACCATACACAAGCGATCCACTTGTGGATTCAAAGAACACAGACCATTGGACAGCACCTTGGGCAACATGGGAACCACCTGCTCAGGGAAATACACTGAGTTCCCCCGAGAAATGGCTTCTTTATCCAGTGCACTGCCTTTAGGTACATAGTGAGACACGTCAGCAATGGCAACCCAAAGGCGCCAGCCGCCAGACTTTTTACGCTCACAGTAAACTGCATCATCAAAATCCCGGGCATCTTCCCCGTCTATAGTGATCAGCGGCAGCTCGCGTAAATCGACCCGGCCGAGTTTATCCGGCTCGGCAACAAACTCGCCGTGTTCAGCAACCTGATCCAGCACCGCCTGTGGCCACTCGTAGGGGATCTCGTGGTTCCGTAAAGCCACCTCAATCTCCATACCCGGTGCCATATGATCGCCAAGTACTTCGGTGACTTTACCCACGGCATTCATTTGTTTACTGGGGCTCTGAGTGATTTCCACCTGCACCATCTGATTGTGACGGGCACCATTTTCGCTGCCAGGTAGAATGACTATGTCCTGAGTAATGCGCGGGTCTTCGGCACAACCACCGCCATGCCATGCTCAACAAAAAAGCGCCCCACCAACGGTGCTCGTTCTTTTTCGAGTACGCGTACAATACGCGCATCCACTTTACCACCGGAGCCACGAGAGCCAGCTTTGGCCAGCACCCAGTCACCGTGCAATACTCTGTCCATCTGATACTTAGTGATAAACCAGTCTTTGGCCTCCCCTTCTACTTCCAGAAAACCAAACCCGTCGCGATGTCCGATGACACGCCCCTTTACCAGGCCGTCTTCGGTTGGGATCACGTAACATTTAAACTTGTTGAAAAATAACTGACCATCACGCTCCATGGCCCTCAGGCGACGTTTAAACGCGATTTGCCGCTCATCCTCAAAGACTTTTAGGTCCTGACAGAGCTGACTGAAGTTGGTCTTGTTATTGCTTTTATGAATATGCTCAAGAATAAACTCGCGGCTGGGCACCGGGTTGTCGTATTTTTCTTGTTCTCGGCTGAGATAGGGATCCTGTTTAGACATTCACTGAGTATGTAGAGAAGTTATACCTGTATTCTAACTCAAATCCTGCCAATGGCCCACCTAACCTTGCGCTTTTTCAAGCACTCAGGCATTCATGCGCTGATGGCAGGATTGCAGAGCCGAGGCACTTTGCTTAGCAAACTGATGCAAGGCAGTCCAGTCAATATCACGCTCCTGAGCCGCACGCCGCCTGGTCTGGTGTAATGCCTGACGCAACGCATACAACCCTAGCTGTTCAACTTCGTGCTCCAGTTGCAATAATTTCTCACGTAAAGATTCGTCGGCTTGAATATCAGCCAACCCCCGCAACTGCGCAAACTCGTAATCCAGCCTGTCACTAAGGTACACTAAACGAGAAGAAAACTCTGAGCGTTCGGTTGACTCACTTAACTGGCGCTCAACAAAGGCCAGGTCAACATAAGCCGCTTCGGTTGCTGCCAATCCACTGTTGTTCTCCTGCACGATGCGCTCTAATGCCTGGCGCAATGCGGTGATACGCAACGGCTTTTCCAGACAATCATAGATACCCGCCTGCTGATATGCCTGGCGGGCTTGCTGGTCCACATCGCCCGTCAGCGCCATAACAACCGCAGATGCCAAGGCTGGTAGCTGGTTAAAGTTTGCCTGATACCACTCCAACCCATGGCCATCCGGCAAATGCATATCCAACAAAACCACATCAAAATGGCTGCGTGTCAGTTGCGCATGGGCCGCAGCAAGGTTCTCAACCATGCAGTATGAAAGGCCCAGGTTATCGAGATATCCGCGTACCACTTCCCGGTTCAGATGGTTGTCTTCCACGACCAATACAGACAACTCCCCAAGTGACGTTGGCTTACTGTCTGTCACATCAAGCTGCTCTGTCAGCTCAGAATTGACCTGCATTTCAAAAAAGAACTCACTGCCTTTATTTGGCTCGCTCTCGACTTCCAGGTCAACCCCCATATTCTCCAGCAGCTGTTTACATAAAGCCAGGCCCACTCCGGCACTATCAGCAATTGCTCGCGAAGCACCAAAGGTGACAAAGGGCTCAAATACCTTTTTTTGCTGAGCTGGGTTCAGCCCGACACCCGTATCTTTCACTGCAATGCGTAACTGATGACGTGTCTGGCTCAGCGCATAACCATAAACGATTAATTCAACCTCACCGCGCTCTGTATACTTGATGGCATTAGAGAGCAGATTCTTAACCACCAGTGTAAAAGGGTCTTTATCCAGCATCACTTGCAGGTTGGCATCGATTCCCTGCGTTGTGAGTGTCAACTTTAAGTGTTTTTTCTCTGCAAGAGGTCTGAAAAACGTAATAAGCTCACTCAGGTGGTTTGCGAGGTGGACCGGTTCAATGGTGGTGTTAGGAACAGTACCACGTGCTTGCAACAGGATTTGGTTGGCCAGATCGGACATAGACATGGAAGTAGCGATGATCACATCACAAAACTGGGCATGCTGTTTTGGCTCTCGAGGCGCACGTTTAAGCAGCTCGGCGTGCCCGACTATGGCATTTAAAGGCGTTCTGAGTTCATGGCTTAGCAAGGTCAGAAAGCGTTCTTTATGCTGTGCTGCCAGCTCGGCACGATGGCGTAACTCGTGGAGCTCTTTTTCACGTCGCCCACTGCACAATAAACATAGAGAAAAGCACAAAATCAGAGGCATCACTATCACGGACACTGAGAAGAACTGGTTCACCCAATTGTTTGTCGTCAGACTATCATGCTGAGTGTAATGATTGAGCATCAGCACCCGCACGGTAAAGACCGCAAACAAACACATACAAGACAAAGCGAAGGCCCAATGAGCCGGAGAAAAGCTCTGCCACTGGCGCCGCTGGCCCAGCCATAATGCACGCAAGCATAAGAGCATACTTAACGCCCAGCCAAGATAATTGAGTATCACGCGGGCAATGAAATTGGCATCAATATAGGTGTAATACAGGTAGCCTGGAAAGAAAATGGCGCCAAGTAACCACCAGGGCCAGCTCAGGCGCGGCACAGAAAAAAACGCTTCACTGCCCCGGCTCAGACAATACAAACCAATTAAGATCAAGCTGTTTGGGATAAAAATAGTCCAGGTCACGGGCAGGGAAAAGGAGGCGATAAAAATACACCCCAGGGCAGTACAAAGCGAAAAACCGGCCCATAATGCGGTGCCCAGCAGGCGGCGATGAATAAACCAGTTGACCATCATAAACAACGCACACACGCACGAAGTTAAAGCCAGGATCTGTAAAAGTTGTTTAGGATCGCCCATACCGCATTAAACATCGTCAAAAAGAACTACTAGTATAGTATTAATTTTGTGCTGGCTGGAAGCAAAATCTAATCCACACGGCATTACACGAGATTACACCTCATCCTTTCATCTTAAAAAGAATCAGCAGGGTCGGTTTTTCCACTGTGTGAGCGCCTGCATATTCACAGGTCTTGTGATTTGTCATTGTGCTTTAGTCACATCTGTTTACCATGGTAAGCTGATGAAAAACATACCGAGTTCGCTATGCGCCCCGAACAATCCTCATTAGTTAATTTACATCTGGCTGTACTGCTGTTCGGTGGTACCGCGTTATTCTCTAAGTTGATCTCCCTCTCAGCGCTGGATATTACGGTGTACCGCACCGCCATCGCCTTCGTCACACTGGCATGCATACTCGCCTTCAAGGGCAGTGTATTTAAGCTCAATGCGGCAAAAGATTATGCCATAGTGCTGCTGCTGGGTATTTGCGTCGGATTGCACTGGGTGACGTATTTTGCCGCCATGCAAATGGCAGGGATAGCTGTGGGCGTAATTGCGTTTTTTACCTACC is a window of Pseudoalteromonas sp. R3 DNA encoding:
- a CDS encoding ATP-binding protein, producing MMVNWFIHRRLLGTALWAGFSLCTALGCIFIASFSLPVTWTIFIPNSLILIGLYCLSRGSEAFFSVPRLSWPWWLLGAIFFPGYLYYTYIDANFIARVILNYLGWALSMLLCLRALWLGQRRQWQSFSPAHWAFALSCMCLFAVFTVRVLMLNHYTQHDSLTTNNWVNQFFSVSVIVMPLILCFSLCLLCSGRREKELHELRHRAELAAQHKERFLTLLSHELRTPLNAIVGHAELLKRAPREPKQHAQFCDVIIATSMSMSDLANQILLQARGTVPNTTIEPVHLANHLSELITFFRPLAEKKHLKLTLTTQGIDANLQVMLDKDPFTLVVKNLLSNAIKYTERGEVELIVYGYALSQTRHQLRIAVKDTGVGLNPAQQKKVFEPFVTFGASRAIADSAGVGLALCKQLLENMGVDLEVESEPNKGSEFFFEMQVNSELTEQLDVTDSKPTSLGELSVLVVEDNHLNREVVRGYLDNLGLSYCMVENLAAAHAQLTRSHFDVVLLDMHLPDGHGLEWYQANFNQLPALASAVVMALTGDVDQQARQAYQQAGIYDCLEKPLRITALRQALERIVQENNSGLAATEAAYVDLAFVERQLSESTERSEFSSRLVYLSDRLDYEFAQLRGLADIQADESLREKLLQLEHEVEQLGLYALRQALHQTRRRAAQERDIDWTALHQFAKQSASALQSCHQRMNA
- the yjjX gene encoding inosine/xanthosine triphosphatase, translated to MAAIKVLVGSKNPVKINAARQIFTQYYPDHDIQCEGLHAPSGVADQPLGEPDTLLGAQNRVHHLVEHHSADYYCAMEGGAHQFTYGPATFAFVVISDGEKESVGRSANLPLPQRIYDALLGGEELGHVMDRMFDTDNIKQKGGAIGLLTNHLATRESAYTQALLLAMAPFNHAELYS
- the yjjG gene encoding pyrimidine 5'-nucleotidase; this encodes MKYTHILFDADETLFSFNAFLGLKTLFARYGVDFSEADNEEYQRINKPLWVQYQNGEITAKTLQVTRFKFWAERLNVSAETLNLGFLEAMAELCTPLPGAAELLHALQGKATLAIITNGFTALQEKRLAHTGFKDYFHSIVISEQVGVAKPDPSVFEHALSLLGNPDKSQVLMVGDTPASDVLGANRFGIDSCWLRHPGVVCPAEISPTYTVDTLSQLQTLLLDSETKKAS
- the rlmB gene encoding 23S rRNA (guanosine(2251)-2'-O)-methyltransferase RlmB encodes the protein MSNELIYGFHSIEAILSTTPERFLEIYALKGRDDKRLNAVVNEARKFGISVQFMQRKALDNKANGEQHQGIIANVKAARVLNERDLDEILARESAPFFLVLDGVTDPHNLGACLRSADAAGAHALIVPKDKSAKLNGTARKVACGAAETVPLIQVTNLARTLRDIKEAGVWVVGTAGETDTELFDASLTGPIAVVMGAEGDGMRRLTREHCDVLVKIPMVGTVSSLNVSVATGICLFEVLRQRNAQ
- a CDS encoding phosphoribulokinase: MSAKHPIIAITGSSGAGTTTTTAAIKHIFRSLDAKAEIVEGDSFHRYTRPEMDKLKREALQEGKHLSYFGQEANDFAALEELFATYGQTGTGQVRRYLHTFDDAVPYNQLPGTFTPYQELDSNSDMLFYEGLHGGIVTEEHDVAHHVDLLIGMVPIINLEWIQKLIRDTHERGHTREAVMTSIVRSMDDYINHITPQFSRTHINFQRVPTVDTSNPFSAKDIPSLDESFVVIRFRGIKDVDFPYYLQMIQGSFMSRVNTLVVPGGKMGLAMELVLTPLIKDLLTKKRALEQIVPLDLPV